Part of the Nicotiana tabacum cultivar K326 chromosome 20, ASM71507v2, whole genome shotgun sequence genome, TTGTGTCAACACAGAACAAGTCGTACGAAAAGTTTGAAGCAACATCGTTGCTATGCAACGATAATATTgactgaattttttccttaaaCAGTTGGCAGTAGCGTTCTGCACTTAAGAAGTCTTGGTGAAATCTCCTTTTTAAGAGATGGAAAATAGTATTATTATGTAAGGAATTGGCTGAAAACACTTAGCCAAAAAAACGTTACCTTTCTTCAATCCTTTCTTAAGATATTCCCAATTTTTATCCTTACTTTAAGGTAGGCCCCACCTAACTAGTTACTAAGCCATATGATAAACTTAAGTTTGACATATCTCAGTCCCAATTTAAGAGTCATTACTTGACTTTAAATGGGTTGCCACATTTCAAGAAGTAACACTTATCCAAATATTTGGATTAATTATCCACTAATCACTTGATTAACTTGTTAttctcccattaaccaataattaaccaattacccatataattaagaactatctcaaattacttaaaatactacccacTTTTAACGTACCTTATACactttactattatggtcatgtggtaccttgtatggtactagtccataaatcccgagtattatagctcggaccgtattttatcccaaattatcaaacttcgacgaaattcatttcctttcatttgcttaccctttctccttcacgaatttacttatcccttgtttgaaatagaataatacttataatcccaaaataatctcattcccgagcttatatcgattaacttacgacgaaactttaacgtacaaaaatgcgggatgtaacaccttatttctgagctttcatcaatttatttatggagtACTTTCACGTAAAAAAAATGGAGTGTAACATTAttctcccctttggaacattcatcctcgaatgttgacggatgcgcttatcattctcataacccatagctcttgaaaatactttaatactttcctttccatttaggcaactattctgtgaatgaatcccaaagtctagggtattcccacTTGTAGGTATCTTTCTTACACCTCGGCCTGTGGTCGGGATTCTTCTAATCTtgtaactcttgctaccttctgtcatgcaaccTATACTACTctaaccttgtaagtgtgcctatgcgactcttctgtcctttttcctttagtttttagccaatctctaggcctcactttataTATAAAGCTTGACAAGacgtccctctgggcatctataggtatactgaagttcttcattGGGTATTTTGTCGAactcacgaatattgctataccttatttCGTTCATCTatccatatgactttactgcacccaggtaggtcatactataccataactcttatcttgatttatccttactgagGTATGCTACCAAACTCCCGGTTACTTTTGTTGCTTATACCATATGTATAAATCCAAGTCCTTTAATGCTCCCTCATTACAGttactttgtgacttttatcccTCCATTGTTaattcaccttaatattgatctacaatctaccactaaTAACATGAAGCTTCTTACATAACTACTAGGGCTCATGTCTCATCGGAGAACGTCTGAAATGGTTAGACTaatccacctggggcgataccatgctttcataaccgtatttcaCATGTGATTCATCATACGTGGTATTTtgatcctgtacaattcatgaaatcccttttctttcttcttcaaatcattactcaatcgaaggcccaaacgtcatcctttatttatcttaattacacccttattatactaccagggcagcattccatctcttctaaatgctactagtcttagactctttcgagttcattcaggctatattggGCTTTATATAAcatagagaaaccatcagctcttttgTTTTTGTGGGCTTAATCCGGGGGCTTATCCATTCTCGTTACCTTATCACTCAccctttctcatccttactcctgtcataaagctttgtcgctttactatactttatcttgcgacctatacatatctatttatattacccgcaaccttccttcaacttgcttgcaccataaatttccttgtGTTATCTGGAATaccaagcgagacatcacatcgtcttttactcttctttactttcttaactagacctctcagtACCTAGAAATCATGGTCTTGAAAATATGCAACTGACGATGTCGCTATCACTCCTGAATACTGAATCCCAATGCTTCtggccttctatctgaagtatgatCTATTCGCAACCTTCTGCTTTTGATTATCTcatatgttgttcacctttaccttacttgccttaaaatctcacattacatcttttatctctttcataacctcccttccacataggtataattcacatttacaacttgaagctctattataatacttgtacctctagtgcatacacaatccagtAAATGCTTCTTACTggcttcttatgaggttggtactcttTTAACttgctttatcgtagagccgttatagcatatggctactgtactatctctcttgtacctttgaTATTTATGAGTGATCCTGCAATATTCTCattcacgatttctataatttctgGGTCTAATAGCTgaattcctgatttacttcgttgatgtaactctttagtttcctccttcttctgatcggCCTTTACGTCGGCTCAAATTATCTCCCGCTCTGGGGTTCATGGTATTAATTATTCTATTTAGCTATTTATGGGCactgaggaatatgcatgatacaatcctttaacaatttaatctttcatttatgacttgggctcaattctttcttttaacttataccggagtcttctacgatGGTATGATTGTCAaaatatatgctgcatggataatactccaaaatcttgagtgcattcataatgtaactcactctggatcattgatcgaataattctttttgttccatctcagctttctttaaacgtaagatATTAATTTTCCTGGACTTTCTGCCCCGTGTtgttagcttatcttagttcccacgcatgccggagTTTTCGTGAAACTCCTATGATCTCGAATCCTACTTTTGATTTTTACTCCCCATTCAATTAGCCatagtaggtgccactttctcatGGAGCACATACAACGTTGttatgagactgttgttataagatcccttcctctttaggtcactgagcttagatcaaagccttcttccttactttctTAGCCAATTTTTCATTGTAATAATTAGATAGGACCCCCTGTTTCTTGCAAGGCTACGAGCTTATTATATCGTATACTcgacagaatttttgatgtccttcccgCCTATAATTGTCCGTAggtacttacctccacgccctttgTACTTGTAGGGCTTCTgagctgatattttgattgtccTTCAATTGGCACTATCTTTTATTCCCACAATACTCATATGTTACCTTTAATAACCCCCACTCTTATCTTAATACTTCTTAAGTATTACAATGACGTTACTGcaaggctgaattcactatattgggttttactatatttatcttgcacgatttGCGGAATCGTCTGTAACCTACTGTTTAGCCAGAATtaggctccttatttatcaataacatttcAGGCAGGAACCTTGACTTCccctccttgacgtcgtgttcgTATAATGTTCTGGACTCATAGCATATATGTAGGCTTGGGATAATTTCAATCTCAACCCTTATTCATTTttttcgcattcttcctttaccattccataattacaaGAACCCTTTATATCTGTTCTTAATACCACATCATTCCATATTTCCCCCTtttggggagtactaagagttggagatATGAtgacctacctatagatgttttacctcttcatctttggtatcctttcacatcatcgatgacccttactcgccttgcggtaatcctcccTTATCAAGGAtagcaaaattccttactcacgagggtaacacttagtataactggcacatatgtcccttaagctgaactttgttcacattgcttgctttagggaatcatcttcctgaatgaccattctctgaatttctcatgaatcctCTTTTGTCGTCCATTTTATTATTGCCGgtgcaaaatctgaaattcttatgATATCAactagtatcaatcactcagtccctaattcatgtttagtttatcttgttcaccaatccatactacTTCTATTACTTTGAGACCTAACTTTTTCTCTTGGTGATCGCGCTAGAgttgcaaacttatttctcgaaatgaggacatgaatgtatggcctatactcttttattgtcctaaggcttgtcacctctcgtctcttccttcacttgagTATAGATTTTCTAGTAATGTCTTCTTTTggtctaccgttgtcatccatgtatcacatcttactcataatgcgtcattaactcttttcttatttctcgctaacatttatgcctatcatTTTATTCTGAAGacttgaacaagacattcttttgattttaactttcatttgctccatccagtggctcttcaagttgcttaacgttttCGGTTTACTAGGGAcgtgagccacactaaggtaatatttatcccgtCATGGCTTCTAGTGCATGTCTtggtagtactcatatctggatatactattttagagtgtaccATCTAGGTAtctcataaggagatctattagcacactTATAATATCCTTCGGAagtgtcaactaacgcaaacaatccattcatcattttgggttactctaaccccagccgagtcttgatatccgtccttctcttatactactctTGTTAGCCCTTAttgggcataaatgagatgggtgtgtccaattgtacatacctctattattgttgaaggtaactcaaagtACTTATATTCTTCTGCCAGAATTATAAACAcggttaaccttcattaactgggcgcctcgtactcttcttcatcttacttcttttacttgtttaaacttgtatttatcttctgaatctctcattgtctttcaccattaaggtggataggtattcttgCCTCAAGACTCCTTagcaagaggcttacacctttcagtacgcacatgatctactgaaaacctcacatttacttatcataagcatgatgcaaagtcgagttcctctgactcatcTCTTCCATAGCCATGTcttttaccaaccgtctttctggatgtaggtatcatcttatttcgaataaaatagaagttaggaatttgaatttttacaactgagctctaccacatgatctagagtaagaagaaagagtaacagtcctaaatgccatgtagcctcatgcttataagtgtggtgcacaacacacctataaataagactctactagacacgacttgtagactccctaggacagaactgctctgataccacatttgtcacgacccaaactgatgggtcgACGGGCACCCAGTATCTTACTTagccgagtaccaacataacgtatcttttccatgtcatactatcatatataactgagccggaaggctTCCGTGATATAAGTCGAATataacatgtgataccaacttatacataagacatacgtgtctataaaaccaaaataaccactcgtatactgaacataggcagacaaggccatacaatcttttacgtacatgacatctgtttacaagcctctaaggatacataattatcataaaggttgcgacagagccccgccatatcacataatacatatctaaatcatactaaccaaacaagcaactccggagcataTGGAgtacaccaacatcttccgctgagatgATCGCCTACTTAGAGGAATcacgacctgtctatcgagacctgtgagcatgaaacgtagcgtcctCAAGCAAAAGGgttgtcagtacaaataatgtaccgagtatgtaaggaataaaaattagtaaatGATAGGcatgagagaaatatggagtaaaggactcgacatgtaagtctgaataactttgtaaataatGAAATACTCATAGTGTCATACATACACGTATGTATGTCATGTCATGcagaggtacatgtgttcataacatcatcaagcctttgagggcatcccatcatatcatctcggccactgtgggcaaatcatcaacgtataccagctgatcaggtggtggtgcatatataacgccataacctttttccatatctcatatacatataatatacgcgtatataatgccatctggtcatgggtcaatgtacataaatgcaatgcatgagaaatacgtcaataaaatctcttggaatgtcataagaccattatgcctttgagtaatatcatgaagtaaatttttcaacttacgtatttttctaagacccatgaacagatgataaaataataggacacatgggaattcaagaatataggcacttctaatacttctatgaatacagacatttatggaagttgtgcattttctcattttatttatatCGTACGGATCAtgtcaaaaggaaagaagggatatccttaacatacctgagccgattctcttgacaattcctctaacacacgtcaattgcgtcAACACGCAACAAGTCGTACAAAAAGTTTGAAGCAACAACATTGCTATGCAACGATAATATTGGCTAAAAGTTTTCCTTAAACAATTGGCAGTAGCATTCTGCATTTAAGAAGTCTTGGTGGAATGTCCTTTTTAAGAGATGGAAAATAGTATTATTATGTAAGGAATTGGCCGAAAACCCTTAGCCAAAAAATAACGTTACCTTTCTTCAATCCTTTTTTATGAGATTCCTAATTTTTATCTTTACTTTAAGGTAGGCCCCACCTAACTAGTGACTAAGCCACATGATAAACTTTAGTTGACACATCTAAATCCCAATTCAAGAGTCATTACTTGTGTTTAAATGTGGTGCTACGTTTCAAGATGTAACATCTATCCAAATATTTGGATTAATTATCTACTAATCACTTGATTAACTTGTTAAcagttatgggtaatatttatttttgaaaatttttgaaatccagacacatgggcccgagggtcgattttattgacttttcgagtggagttgggaatcattataaattgttaaattgtaattaGTGGAgtgtattttgattgatttgcacgttgtttgactagttttggattgtttggCTTTGAGTTGAGGAGTTAGAGAGACATTGGAGACGGTTATAGAACTTCGGAGCAACGTAATTCTCatatctaaccttgtgagggggaaattttTCCGTAGgtattatatttattatgtgctacgtacgcacgaggtgacgagagttcataCGTAGCTAAAGAatgtttatgtctgggtagacttaatactttatcatgtaatatttgaattatttgaactccaTTTGGTAGCTTAAATAGTTGGTATTGcatcgctcgaccctcggcagtgtacatattattttGGATCAGACCGAACTACCTcgacataatcgtgcgttatatcgcttgcagtccgaatattcacgagattatccttcCGCTGATGCCTGataattttatatggtatttctttATCCGTTTATTACTGGCACTTCATACGACCGGGCTGTTGAGATAGAATATGAGATCGAGAAATCTAtatctttaaaagaaatttttggaagCTTATGTAACTTATAAATTTACCCCATTATTattgttgtgcttcatatctggttatgATTTATCGTATtactttattggacctctagtaagtgttgatgtcaatgcctcgtcactacttctccggggttaggctagatacttactgggtacgcgttgatttacatacttaTGCTGCACTTCttcactaaatgtgcaggatctgataTGTTCATTTGGCGATTGTCTTCGCGCATAGGTGCAACTGTTGAGGAGACtatatgtgagctgcattccaggctactcatcgcagtccacagagtctccatcttaCTGTTTATCTTATTCTATCTCGTttacattctagacagatgttgtatgaTTATCGTACTCCTTactaaatgctcatgcacttgtgacacggGGTTTTGGGgtatactagttgatgcttacggTTATGTATAATATCATCGCCTTTCATTTCCCTTATAAACTACAAATTTTGTATGTTCCCGTTAATTTAAAATCCTTCCTTATTAAAATTTACGacttcgaaagtaataaaataaataattaaatcgaccaatcattgttggcttgcctgacgccggcgttaggcgccatcacggcttatagtggattttgggtcgtgacactttataGAGAGAATCTGACCATATTACAagcatacaaaaataaccttttcactaagattcttgtctaACTTTTCTACCCGATCCAAGAACAACCTAAGTGTTCAAAGGATCGTCAATCATTCTACATTGTCAGAAAGAATATCCACATATCTCACCACTTTTCGGGTGACTCACACGTTTTTATTTACTTAAACATCATTCATTACTATTTATTGTTATTGAATGCTATCTTTCACCTTTGTGGATCATTGAATATTGTTATTATTGCTCACATTTATTGCCATTTGATCAAATATACATACTAGCTGCCATAAATCGATAATCTTGtcttttggatattaatattaGCTAAGATTGGCTCTATTTTGTTTAAATCTAATTTGTTGAAATAGATCTAATTTTTGGGTCAAACACTAAGTTCCCATTCATGACAAGCTATCCAAGTACGAAGTGTAGAAGAATTAGTTCATAAGAACCATTGTTGCACAACTATTCATAAATGGATTTCGCTTTCCAGGTTGGAAAAAAATGTAAATCTATAGCAGCAGAAATAGGAATAATAGCACCGAAAATAATATTGTTTCAATTTGGCTAAATAAATTAACCTTCAATTTGCTTTCTTAAGATGTGCACTTTTGATCTACTTATGAATCTtcaaaaatttaattaactatacTCATTATATCATTTAATTAGCCACGGTTATGTTAAGTTTGTAATGTTACTCCATATATGAAAGGTAATATAGTTCTAAAACTAGTCAAATAGAACACATTTTTTATATAGAGGGACCACAAATATAATTTTAATCAATTGAAGGTCAAATATACTTAGTCATATAAGGATCAAATTTTAAATAAACCAATAACTTATGGACAAAAATAGTTATTATTCCTAAATATGAATAATCAGCTAATTTTCATAGAACAGTGAAGAGCGGACAGGATTCTTGGAAAAGCAAGAAGGGAACAGAGACATCATCATAGAAGATAAAGAGAGTACTCTATTTCTGTTTGCGTTATCACATGGTTTCTTCTGCTATATGCCGATAGAAGCCAAAAAACCAACCTGAACAACACagttctttttttcatttcaattttctctCTCACCTTTGTACACAAATCGGAGAAGAGTTTTGAAATAACGGTAAAATTGTGTCTGTATGACCTATAAGCCACGAATTCAAATAGTGAAAATAGTCTTTAATGCATGCATCAAGGTAGATATATCACACTCTTTGGTATGCGATTCTTCCTCGAGCCTTGTATGCACGTGAAATTCCTTGTGCACCGGactacttttttttctttgtgcACTGTCTATATAGAATCTCCGAGCTATCCTCAACTTCTTGATCATCATTGAGTtgcactttttttcttttcttggtgTTCTTTTTCTTGTTCCATAGACGTCCTATAATATTCTTACCAAATGAAACCATGAATACGCATCATTTAGGCACATCTTTTATGGATGGTACAATGCTCCCACTTGGTGTTAACTGACGATATCAAATCCTTTTTATTTCCTGTTGATTGTACACAATCGATTATTTCAGTGTCCTTGCGGATCATGGTACACATAAAAGTCATTCCTAGCGCTAGACCACCTAATCATTTACGTATTAAAACTCTTGTGACTTGCACGATTTTACAAGCTTCTTCGATAAATTATCACAACTCACTTATACGGTAATTTGCATTATAGAATTTAAGACTTTGCTTCAATCTAAACTGATGTGCactttatattatatttttaagcgttacataaatatattaaaaaaattcggTGAAGCGGCGTTAGATGGCTCCACTTGAAGCAATGTATATCAGCCACCGGACAGATTCAATGGAGTATTAGATTATTCGTCAAGTACGTTGGTACTCGCCCTTCAGTTCTACCAATTAGTTTCTTCACATTTACACCCATTTCTCTAATTCAGCAAAGTTTAATTCGAACAGTCGTCCAAATGAATTAGTTATAATATTCTAAAGGGCAAAGCatatttaatcataaattaatctATTTTGCTAAAATAGATTAATTATTAATAATGTGTCACGACCAGAAATCTCAATTGTGGGGCCATGATGGCGCATAACATTCatttgctaggtaagccaacgttagctaattaattaattatttttagcaATTTAAAAGAAGAACATTAATAATACGAAAATGAAATAATCTGAAATAGATGTGACAAATACATACGTAGCACAGTCTAAACATATTCCACAAATACGGAGTCACCAGTACATAAGCAACTAGGGTACAACAAAGTATTGTCTGAACGGATTACAATTGTTTGAAACGAAATAAATAGTAAAGACAGAATAGAAGGTGACTTCAGGGACTGCGAACGCCAGCAACTCTACCTAATTTCTCCTGGGCAAATCGAATAAGGAAAAACTCCTCCACCGTTGGGACCAACACCGGGATGTACATAAAaagtgaagaagtgtagtatgagtataaccgaccccatgtattctataagtgtcgagtctaacttcgatgaagtagtgacgaggctatgataaCACACTCGCAATAAACCTGTAcgaataatagtaataataataacataatatTAAAATATAGATAAAACAATAAGCTCTAAAAACATACCCGAAGGTCAATTACTAGAGAGCCTCAGAATAGCATGATCTCAAATCTCATATCACAGTACCAAGATAAAACTCTACAACAATAAACAGCCGCAACATATCATATTTTGTTTTGGCATGCAATCCGATTCCAACAATTATTACAATACATGTTGCAGTAAGCGACCCAGTTCCAACAATTATCACAATATATATTGCGGTGTGTAATCCGATcccaatatcatatcatatcattatCGGTtacggcatgcaatccgatcccaatatcaatttatttcaatactgttgtgGCGCGCAAACTTGTTCCCAATATCAATACATAAACATAAACAACTCAACATAACCAATAACGGAATCTCAACACGAAAGGGAAATAAAGTGCATAGAACATCAAGGAACTACCAGTATAAACATAAGATAACATTAACTCGTGTTCATAATTCTCTACAAATCGCCAATACAAGAATAGCTAAAGAACTCAGAGAAATCAGGATCATATAATAAAGTGCAATAAGTAATGTAAAGATAATAAAGGCAAGTAAAACATGAAATAATAAAGTCATACAATTAATTCAGGTAGGAACATATCGCTACcacaaataatcaaaataacatcaaatgaCAAGAACCAAtcatcaaaactcatgattttcaacttgaaactcattttcacaatttttcacataacGTGATGAAATGCGCTCGGGTCAACCCGGACCCAAACCAAAAGTGCGTTCAAGTcgaaaaatatcatacgaacctatcggaatcgtcaaaactccaatccgagatcatttactaaGAATGTTGACCGTGAACAACTCAAGTCTcattttaggccaaaaatcacattttcttcaaATTATTACGTAAAATATTTTCGAAAAACAACACGGACCATGCacacaaattaaaaaatattaaatgaagCTAATAAAGGTTTCGAAAcgcaaaaataaaaactaatccTCAAAACGACTTATCGAGTCTACACATAATACTTTGAACAGACTTTTTTCACCCTGTCGAAATTCCACTTCTAAATGTTTCACTCTTAATTGTGGCATTTGTCCTGCGTTGATTTGCTTTAGTCTACCTCAGGTCCCACAACAAGTTCACTATCTTGCTGAATATAAAATGTACTATACATTACTACATAGTAGATCCTTTTACCAATTTACGTGGCATTCTTCGCATTGCGAGAGTTAAATTAATCTTTCTTTAAATATcgtatttttatatgtattttaagTATTTGAATCGTTAATTTTGTGACTTGTAATTTTTTACGTAGTTTTCAAAAacgttaattttatttttgaaaaagttaAACATTCTATATACAAATTTATAGTTAAATTTAAAAAGTTTGACTATTGAAAGAGCAAATGGTGccacataaaaaataaaaaataacaatgtTATTTGCTTGCTTTGAACTCGTATTACAAAAGCCACAGAGTTTAGAGTGCAAACTCAAGAGCTCTTAACTTCTCTGCTACCCTTCTCTCTCCCCTCTGTGTTAGGCACGTTTGACAAACTCTGCATTTGTTTGGTTAAGCTTAGTGCTTCTGTATGAGAGTTCATATATAAGAGGGGAGGAAATAAGAACAAGCTTGTTGGTTTGTTTGTTCTTTTAGAACTCTAGTGCTTGGGTAAAAATATTTCTTAGCTTCTAACTCCAATATTTTTCCTATTATTAATTGCTTCTTCATCTTCTACTTCttttgtttccttttctttttccctttcttaccacaTTTCTAGTCCATATGTCCACTCTGCTATGTGAAGGAAAGAAAGTCCTGAAAATGCAAATCTCTGCTTGGCAGAAATAGACTACTTGGATTCAAATTATTAGTTAAACCTGAAAAACAAATCATGGCGTTAGAGACTGTGGTTTACCCTCAAGAACAACTTGACTATTTTTATAATAAAGAGTTTTATGCATCAAGTAGTTCATTTCCTCATAGTATAAGTAATTGGGAGTCTTCATCTTGTATTCCAATGATGCAAAATCAAGAGAAAGAATACTATTTGGATATTTCAAATTCTTCACCAGAAGCTGCAGCAGCTTGCAATATTGTTGAGGAGAATCAGCTGTTTTTGGAGGCAGCAGACACTTCAGGAGGCAGGAGGAAAAGAAGACGGACGGCTAGAGGTAGCAATAAGAACAGGGAAGAATTGGAAAACCAGAGAATGATACATATTGCGGTGGAGCGCAATCGTCGCAAGCAGATGAATGAATATCTTACTGTTCTTCGATCTTTGATGCCATCTTCCTACGTTCAAAGGGTCTGTTTCCTGTTCTCTTTCCCATCTCACATCTATTTTTGGAAACCCGTTTGGGCCATAAACACTATTTTACTATGAGTTTAAATTACATACATCCATATTAGTATAAAACTTGTTTGAGTTACGAAAACACAATTTTTTCCTCTGATAATCTCTTTTAAACATAACTTAATTACATACAAATATATATCTTTTTAACAAAAGAAGTGGAGCTTTAACGTAACTGGTAAAATTGTTGTCTAAATGACTAGGAGGCCACCGGTTCGAGCCGTGTaaacaacctcttgcaaaaatgTAAGAATAGACCCTTATAATCCGGCCCTTCCTGGACCCGGCGCATGCCCAGCATGAGCTTAGTACATCGGACCGCCTTTTTACTATTTAACGAATACTAGTATATTTTACACGTTAACCCGATAGTCTCCAACCCTTTTGTATGTCCAGGAATTTATCATGTTGTATAGTTTAATTTCGTTCTCATTTCCTTCTCATAAATTAAAGAAAGACTTCACTTTCAGGCTGACCAAGCATCAATAATTGGAGGAGCCATAAACTTTGTGAAAGAGCTAGAACAGCATCTTCAAACGCTAGAAGTTCAAAAGAGAAGCAGTACTCATGACCAACTACCCG contains:
- the LOC107767933 gene encoding transcription factor bHLH96-like — protein: MALETVVYPQEQLDYFYNKEFYASSSSFPHSISNWESSSCIPMMQNQEKEYYLDISNSSPEAAAACNIVEENQLFLEAADTSGGRRKRRRTARGSNKNREELENQRMIHIAVERNRRKQMNEYLTVLRSLMPSSYVQRADQASIIGGAINFVKELEQHLQTLEVQKRSSTHDQLPENGISSLPLFADFFSFPQYSTTHSNHVSSSPAAATNSSELAANNRSVMADIEVNLVDSHANLKILSKRRPKQLLKILAGLQCLSLTILHLNVITVDQMVLYTLSAKVEEGCQLTTVEEIAQAVNQLLAGIQEEAASR